The following are encoded together in the Zonotrichia albicollis isolate bZonAlb1 chromosome 10, bZonAlb1.hap1, whole genome shotgun sequence genome:
- the ABCB6 gene encoding ATP-binding cassette sub-family B member 6, whose amino-acid sequence MAVLGGYCEGNNSITQAWVQQGFQPCFFFTLVPSVLLSVCLLLGALQYACYARFSRAMEPKYIPRSRLYRGQVLLSLLLALQPFGGLLWQGVGLRQLYGYMLLYACLWALSWGCAIALLQLEHTRVLAHDRTRGHGTVLLLFWALAFAAENLTLVCWRSPLWWWALEDTNQKVQFGFWLLRYVCTFMLFILGMKAPGLPHKPYMLLINEEERDVENSQPLLTDGSRTTSTWKDFRRKLRLLVPYMWPRGNHLLQGLVLFCMALMGLERAINVFVPIYYKNIVNELTMGAPWHTLAWTVCSYVGLKFLQGGGAGSTGFVSNMRTFLWVWVQQFTNRQVQVQLFSHLHGLSLRWHLGRRTGEVLRSVDRGTSSINSLLSYIIFSIVPTIADIVISIVYFTSVFSAWFGLIIFVCMSLYLTLTIFITEWRTKYRRDMNTRDNEAKSRAVDSLLNFETVKYYNAESYEVNRFNDAIVKYQVSEWKVSASLGLLNQTQNLVIGLGLLAGSLLCAYFVTENKLQVGDFVLFGTYIIQLYTPLNWFGTYYRMIQNSFVDMENMFELFHEEQEVKDVVNASDLRLEAGQIEFENVHFSYIDGKEILQDVSFSVMPGQTLALVGPSGSGKSTIIRLLFRFYDVRGGCIRIDGQDISQVKQASLRAHIGVVPQDTVLFNDTIANNIRYGRILATDQEVQEAARAADIHDRILSFPDGYNTQVGERGLKLSGGEKQRVAIARTILKGPHIILLDEATSALDTETERNIQASLAKVCAHRTTIVVAHRLSTVVGADQILVLKDGHIVERGRHEELLQKGGVYAGMWLQQQTGDEGESKEHHTEKPQSSKKVS is encoded by the exons ATGGCCGTGCTGGGGGGCTACTGTGAAGGCAACAACTCCATCACCCAGGCCTGGGTCCAGCAGggcttccagccctgcttcttCTTCACGTTGGTGccatctgtgctgctgagcgTCTGCCTGTTGCTGGGTGCCCTGCAGTATGCCTGCTACGCCCGCTTCAGCCGTGCCATGGAGCCCAAGTACATTCCCCGCTCTCGCCTCTACCGTGgccaggtcctgctgtcactgctcctggccctgcagccctTTGGTGGGCTGCTGTGGCAAGGAGTGGGGCTGAGACAGCTCTATGGGTATATGTTGCTGTATGCCTGCCTCTGGGCcctcagctggggctgtgccattgccctcctgcagctggagcacacCCGGGTGCTGGCCCATGACCGAACACGGGGCCATGGCACCGTCCTCCTCCTCTTTTGGGCACTGGCCTTTGCTGCTGAGAACCTGACCCTGGTGTGCTGGAGGAGCCCTCTGTGGTGGTGGGCACTGGAGGACACCAACCAGAAG GTGCAGTTTGGCTTCTGGCTGCTGCGTTACGTCTGCACATTCATGCTCTTCATTCTGGGCATGAAGGCCCCGGGGCTACCCCACAAGCCCTACATGCTGCTAATCAATGAGGAGGAGCGGGACGTGGAAAACAGCCAG CCACTCCTGACTGATGGCAGCAGGACCACCTCCACCTGGAAGGATTTCCGGAGGAAGCTGCGGCTGCTGGTGCCGTACATGTGGCCGAGGGGCAACcacctgctgcaggggctggtgcTGTTCTGCATGGCACTCATGGGGCTGGAGCGGGCCATCAACGTCTTCGTGCCCATCTACTATAAGAACATTG TGAATGAGCTGACAATGGGTGCTCCCTGGCACACCCTGGCCTGGACTGTCTGCAGCTATGTGGGGCTGAAGTTCCTGCAAGGTGGAGGTGCTG GCTCCACTGGCTTTGTGAGTAACATGCGCACCTTCCTGTGGGTGTGGGTGCAGCAGTTCACCAACAGGCAGGTGCAGGTGCAGCTCTTTTCCCACCTGCATGGGCTGTCCCTGCGCTGGCACCTGGGGCGTCGCACTGGTGAGGTGCTGCGGAGCGTGGACCGGGGCACCAGCAGCATCAACAGCCTGCTCAG CTACATCATCTTCAGCATTGTCCCCACCATTGCGGATATTGTCATCAGCATAGTTTACTTCACCTCGGTCTTCAGCGCTTGGTTTGGCCTCATCATCTTCGTGTGTATGAGCCTGTACCTGA CTCTGACCATCTTCATCACTGAGTGGAGAACCAAGTACCGTCGGGACATGAACACACGGGACAACGAGGCCAAGTCCCGGGCCGTGGACTCGCTCCTCAATTTTGAGACG GTGAAGTACTACAATGCAGAGAGCTATGAGGTGAACCGCTTTAACGATGCCATTGTCAAGTACCAG GTCTCAGAGTGGAAGGTCAGTGCCTCACTGGGCCTTCTCAACCAGACCCAGAACCTGGTCATTGGCCTagggctgctggcagggtccctgctctgtgcctacTTTGTCACTGAAAACAAGCTGCAG GTGGGGGATTTTGTCCTCTTTGGCACCTACATAATCCAGCTGTACACGCCACTCAACTGGTTCGGGACTTACTATAG GATGATCCAGAATTCCTTTGTGGACATGGAAAATATGTTTGAGCTTTTCCatgaggagcaggag GTGAAGGATGTGGTGAACGCCAGTGACCTGCGCTTGGAGGCTGGGCAGATTGAGTTTGAGAACGTGCACTTCAGCTACATAGATGG GAAGGAAATCCTGCAGGACGTCTCTTTCTCTGTGATGCCTGGGCAGACCCTGGCTCTG GTGGGACCTTCAGGCTCTGGAAAGAGCACTATCATCCGTCTGCTCTTCCGCTTCTACGATGTACGGGGTGGCTGCATCCGCATTGACGGGCAGGACATCTcccag GTGAAGCAGGCTTCGCTGCGTGCTCACATTGGGGTGGTGCCCCAGGACACGGTGCTCTTCAACGACACCATCGCCAACAACATCCGCTATGGACGGATCCTGGCCACTGACCAGGAGGTACAGGAGGCAGCCCGGGCTGCTGACATCCACGACCGtatcctttcttttcctgatg GATACAACACCCAGGTGGGAGAGCGGGGGCTGAAGCTGAGTGGGGGTGAGAAGCAGCGCGTGGCCATCGCACGCACCATCCTGAAGGGTCCCCACATCATCCTGCTGGATGAG GCCACATCTGCACTTGACACAGAGACTGAGAGGAACATCCAGGCTTCTCTGGCCAAGGTCTGCGCCCACCGCACCACCATCGTTGTTGCACACAG GCTCTCCACTGTGGTAGGTGCAGACCAGATCCTGGTGCTTAAGGATGGACACATAGTGGAGCGAGGGAG gcatgaggagctgctgcagaagggAGGTGTGTATGCTGGcatgtggctgcagcagcagactGGGGACGAGGGCGAGAGCAAGGAGCACCACACTGAGAAGCCCCAGAGCAGCAAGAAAGTGTCATGA
- the ZFAND2B gene encoding AN1-type zinc finger protein 2B isoform X1, whose protein sequence is MEFPDLGAHCSWPACQRLDFLPLKCDACEQIFCTDHIAYAQHDCTSAYKKDVQVPVCPLCNTPVPVRRGEMPDVVVGEHIDRDCKSDPAQRKRKIFTNKCLKPGCKQKEMMKVICDQCHKNYCLKHRHPLDHDCSGAGHPLSKAGHAAVTRAQASSSKIVTASSSGAARPADSSSLACARGGRAAASQTHSTSPPAVMLQNGLSEEEALQRALEMSLAESARSSAQQPSSTQEEEDLALARALSASEAEYQQSQRQAHGSKPSNCSMS, encoded by the exons ATGGAGTTCCCGGACCTGGGCGCGCACTGCTCCTGGCCCGCCTGCCAGCGCCTGG ACTTCCTTCCCCTGAAGTGCGATGCCTGCGAGCAGATCTTCTGCACCGACCACATCGCTTATGCCCAGCACGATTGCACCTCTGCCTACAAGAAG GATGTGCAGGTCCCAGTGTGTCCCCTCTGCAACACCCCAGTCCCTGTGAGGCGGGGGGAGATGCCTGATGTTGTGGTGGGTGAGCACATTGACCGTGACTGCAAGTCTGACCCTGCACAACGCAAGCGCAAG ATCTTCACCAACAAGTGTTTGAAGCCTGGCTGCAAGCAGAAGGAGATGATGAAGGTGATCTGTGACCAGTGCCACAAGAACTACTGCCTCAAGCATCGGCACCCCCTGGACCATGActgcagtggggcagggcaTCCCCTTTCCAAAGCAGG GCATGCTGCAGTTACCAGAGCCCAAGCATCCTCCTCCAAAATAGTCACTGCATCAAGCAGCGGAGCTGCCCGGCCAGCAGACAGCTCCTCTTTGGCCTGTGCCAG gggaggcagagcagctgcGTCACAGACTCACAGCACCTCCCCTCCAGCTGTCATGCTGCAGAATGGGCTG AGTGAGGAAGAGGCCCTGCAGCGAGCTCTGGAGATGTCCCTGGCAGAGTCAGCAcgcagctcagcacagcagcccag CAGCacgcaggaggaggaggatctGGCGCTGGCCCGGGCACTGTCGGCGAGCGAAGCCGAGTACCAGCAGTCGCAGCGGCAG GCACACGGTTCAAAGCCATCCAACTGCAGCATGTCGTAG
- the ZFAND2B gene encoding AN1-type zinc finger protein 2B isoform X2, producing MEFPDLGAHCSWPACQRLDFLPLKCDACEQIFCTDHIAYAQHDCTSAYKKDVQVPVCPLCNTPVPVRRGEMPDVVVGEHIDRDCKSDPAQRKRKIFTNKCLKPGCKQKEMMKVICDQCHKNYCLKHRHPLDHDCSGAGHPLSKAGHAAVTRAQASSSKIVTASSSGAARPADSSSLACARGGRAAASQTHSTSPPAVMLQNGLSEEEALQRALEMSLAESARSSAQQPSTQEEEDLALARALSASEAEYQQSQRQAHGSKPSNCSMS from the exons ATGGAGTTCCCGGACCTGGGCGCGCACTGCTCCTGGCCCGCCTGCCAGCGCCTGG ACTTCCTTCCCCTGAAGTGCGATGCCTGCGAGCAGATCTTCTGCACCGACCACATCGCTTATGCCCAGCACGATTGCACCTCTGCCTACAAGAAG GATGTGCAGGTCCCAGTGTGTCCCCTCTGCAACACCCCAGTCCCTGTGAGGCGGGGGGAGATGCCTGATGTTGTGGTGGGTGAGCACATTGACCGTGACTGCAAGTCTGACCCTGCACAACGCAAGCGCAAG ATCTTCACCAACAAGTGTTTGAAGCCTGGCTGCAAGCAGAAGGAGATGATGAAGGTGATCTGTGACCAGTGCCACAAGAACTACTGCCTCAAGCATCGGCACCCCCTGGACCATGActgcagtggggcagggcaTCCCCTTTCCAAAGCAGG GCATGCTGCAGTTACCAGAGCCCAAGCATCCTCCTCCAAAATAGTCACTGCATCAAGCAGCGGAGCTGCCCGGCCAGCAGACAGCTCCTCTTTGGCCTGTGCCAG gggaggcagagcagctgcGTCACAGACTCACAGCACCTCCCCTCCAGCTGTCATGCTGCAGAATGGGCTG AGTGAGGAAGAGGCCCTGCAGCGAGCTCTGGAGATGTCCCTGGCAGAGTCAGCAcgcagctcagcacagcagcccag CacgcaggaggaggaggatctGGCGCTGGCCCGGGCACTGTCGGCGAGCGAAGCCGAGTACCAGCAGTCGCAGCGGCAG GCACACGGTTCAAAGCCATCCAACTGCAGCATGTCGTAG